Proteins from one Thermococcus sp. M36 genomic window:
- a CDS encoding class III signal peptide-containing protein, which produces MRRGQISLEFMLVFGILLILMVYSVNNITFQSGSPSTENLRIQVSLEEKALANAISGTVSQVYAQGAGAKATSYVKLTFLRNPQYLSSGLGITGPQIFISYANGTYVTVTGNGYVPIMKGGNKTVFWSRALYSKTLYNDSQVWSPSGSITVNTTTMYGIVIDPTTIPAVLKVVVMWDPASTDSWVYDPNLGELKITINPGG; this is translated from the coding sequence ATGAGACGGGGCCAGATATCCCTGGAGTTCATGCTGGTGTTCGGGATACTCCTGATACTGATGGTGTACTCAGTTAACAACATCACCTTTCAGTCCGGCTCCCCCTCCACCGAGAACCTGAGGATACAGGTAAGCCTCGAGGAAAAGGCCCTGGCCAACGCTATCTCCGGAACGGTGAGCCAGGTGTACGCACAGGGGGCTGGTGCAAAGGCCACCAGCTACGTAAAGCTGACGTTTCTGAGAAACCCGCAGTACCTGTCCAGCGGACTGGGAATAACCGGCCCGCAGATATTTATAAGCTACGCTAACGGGACATACGTCACCGTCACCGGGAACGGATACGTCCCGATCATGAAGGGGGGCAACAAAACCGTGTTCTGGAGCAGGGCCCTTTACTCCAAGACCCTGTACAACGATTCCCAGGTGTGGAGCCCGTCAGGGAGCATAACCGTCAATACCACCACAATGTACGGCATCGTTATTGACCCCACAACCATCCCGGCCGTTCTGAAGGTCGTCGTGATGTGGGATCCCGCCTCCACAGACTCGTGGGTGTACGACCCGAACCTCGGCGAGCTGAAGATAACAATAAACCCCGGTGGGTGA